The Gammaproteobacteria bacterium genome contains a region encoding:
- a CDS encoding hydrogenase maturation protease, which translates to MSANPAMPPSPKKILCFGYGNPGRGDDALGPELINYIETQELKNVECICDMQLQVEDITELTGREKIIFIDADMSCEAPFQYSQISARKDCSYTSHAMTPEALLYAYWKTYGKEAPPAYMLRIRGYQFELGESLSTAAEVNLGEVRKLLRIWGSDMNSLFINNKIKD; encoded by the coding sequence TTGAGCGCTAATCCAGCTATGCCCCCTTCCCCTAAAAAAATTCTCTGTTTTGGTTATGGAAATCCTGGCCGAGGTGATGATGCACTAGGCCCTGAACTTATCAATTATATAGAAACTCAGGAACTTAAAAATGTTGAGTGCATCTGTGACATGCAGCTTCAGGTTGAAGATATTACCGAGCTTACTGGGCGTGAAAAAATTATATTCATTGATGCGGATATGTCTTGCGAAGCACCCTTCCAGTATTCACAAATCTCAGCACGTAAAGATTGTTCATATACCAGCCATGCAATGACTCCTGAAGCGCTGCTTTATGCTTATTGGAAAACGTATGGAAAAGAAGCGCCGCCTGCTTATATGCTGCGTATTCGAGGGTATCAATTTGAGTTGGGAGAGTCGTTGAGTACAGCGGCTGAGGTTAATCTTGGAGAGGTGCGGAAGTTATTAAGAATATGGGGCAGCGATATGAACTCCCTCTTTATTAACAATAAAATTAAAGATTAA
- a CDS encoding Ni/Fe hydrogenase subunit alpha, whose protein sequence is MKENKKRQNLRRVAIDPITRVEGHGKITLLLDENSRVQEARLHIVEFRGFEKFIQGRPYWEVPFFVQRLCGICPVSHHLAAAKAIDQLVGVEQLTPTAEKLRRLLHFGQVLQSHALHFFHLSSPDLLFGFGSNLAHRNIVGVIEDYPDLALKGVKLRKYGQQIIKAITGKRIHGTAAIAGGMNKALSLEDRNGLLENINDILSWTQEAVTLNEQIHTSHAENHNFAAIQSHFLSMVDGEGALELYHGGLRATSITGEKIFDQFDYRGYQEIIREEVRPWSYMKFPFLTELGKENGWYRVGPLARLNSCDFISTPQAEAARKRFRAFADGGLVQDTLAYHWARMIETLHCAEAIHDLLHDPDICGTDLMVHSNEKRKEGIGVIEAPRGTLFHHYIINEEGLVEKANLIVSTTSNNQAMNESVRAVADAYIDGNEITEGLLNHLEVAVRAYDPCLSCATHALGKMPLQVELIGASGQQVDRLFKHSDGTIER, encoded by the coding sequence ATGAAAGAGAATAAAAAAAGACAAAACCTGCGTCGTGTCGCGATTGATCCTATCACCCGTGTTGAGGGTCACGGTAAAATCACACTATTGCTTGATGAGAACAGTCGCGTTCAGGAAGCACGTTTGCATATTGTTGAGTTCCGTGGTTTTGAAAAATTTATCCAAGGGCGACCCTATTGGGAAGTCCCATTTTTCGTGCAGCGCTTGTGTGGCATCTGTCCAGTCTCTCACCATTTAGCCGCCGCCAAAGCGATTGACCAGCTTGTGGGTGTCGAGCAACTGACACCAACAGCGGAAAAACTGCGTCGGCTGCTGCATTTTGGCCAAGTATTACAATCACACGCCCTGCACTTCTTTCACCTCTCATCACCTGATCTTCTGTTTGGTTTTGGCTCAAACCTGGCACATCGTAATATCGTAGGTGTTATTGAAGATTACCCAGACCTAGCGCTCAAAGGGGTTAAACTTCGTAAATACGGCCAGCAAATTATTAAAGCGATTACGGGCAAACGTATCCATGGTACAGCTGCCATTGCTGGGGGCATGAATAAAGCTTTAAGCCTGGAAGATCGCAATGGGCTTTTGGAAAATATCAATGACATACTGAGCTGGACGCAAGAAGCCGTCACACTGAATGAGCAGATCCATACCAGCCATGCAGAGAACCACAATTTTGCAGCCATTCAAAGCCATTTTCTATCCATGGTCGATGGGGAAGGTGCGCTGGAGCTTTATCACGGCGGCCTACGTGCGACATCAATCACTGGTGAAAAAATATTTGATCAGTTTGATTATCGTGGTTATCAAGAGATCATTCGTGAAGAAGTTCGACCATGGTCCTACATGAAATTTCCATTTCTTACCGAACTGGGCAAAGAGAACGGCTGGTATCGAGTGGGCCCATTAGCACGTTTGAACAGTTGTGACTTTATCTCCACACCCCAAGCTGAAGCAGCGAGAAAAAGATTTCGTGCTTTTGCTGATGGTGGCTTAGTTCAGGATACGTTGGCTTACCACTGGGCACGCATGATTGAAACCTTGCATTGTGCTGAAGCGATTCATGACCTACTTCACGACCCTGATATTTGTGGCACTGATCTTATGGTGCATAGTAATGAGAAACGAAAAGAAGGCATCGGTGTCATTGAAGCACCACGTGGCACACTGTTTCACCACTACATTATTAACGAGGAAGGCTTAGTAGAAAAAGCCAACCTGATCGTATCCACCACCAGCAATAATCAAGCAATGAACGAATCAGTACGCGCCGTTGCGGATGCTTATATTGATGGTAACGAAATCACCGAAGGATTACTGAATCACCTGGAAGTCGCGGTACGTGCTTACGACCCCTGCCTCTCTTGTGCAACACACGCACTGGGGAAAATGCCGTTACAAGTTGAACTCATTGGTGCATCAGGCCAACAAGTTGATCGTTTATTTAAACATTCTGACGGAACAATTGAGCGCTAA
- a CDS encoding NADP oxidoreductase yields MNKIRIATTSLAGCFGCHMSFLDIDERIFELLEHIEFNRSPLTDIKHCDICDIGLVEGGLCNADNIHVLKEFRANCKVLIAVGACSINGGVPAMRNHHQLAECLAESYLNGIGVENPQIPNDVEVPLLLNKVHPIHEVVKIDYYLPGCPPPADAFMKVLGDLIEGREPSLPKTMLRYD; encoded by the coding sequence ATGAATAAAATACGCATCGCAACCACGTCCCTCGCGGGCTGTTTTGGCTGCCATATGTCATTTCTTGATATCGATGAAAGAATTTTCGAGCTGCTTGAGCATATCGAGTTTAACCGCTCACCATTGACGGATATTAAACACTGCGACATTTGTGATATCGGCTTGGTTGAAGGCGGTTTATGCAATGCAGACAATATTCATGTGCTCAAAGAGTTTCGTGCAAACTGTAAAGTTCTTATTGCCGTCGGAGCCTGTTCTATCAATGGTGGCGTGCCTGCCATGCGCAATCATCACCAACTAGCAGAGTGCTTGGCAGAGTCATATCTCAACGGTATAGGCGTAGAAAACCCACAAATTCCTAATGATGTAGAGGTTCCGCTTTTGCTCAATAAAGTTCACCCTATTCATGAAGTTGTAAAAATAGATTATTACCTGCCTGGTTGCCCACCCCCAGCTGATGCTTTTATGAAGGTACTGGGTGATCTGATTGAAGGGCGTGAACCCTCTTTACCAAAAACGATGCTGCGTTACGATTAG
- a CDS encoding 2Fe-2S iron-sulfur cluster-binding protein → MSQSISIDDIEVPFESGQTIMDAALAAGIYIPHLCHNPCLKPHGSCKLCSVEVNGRSVSSCTTKAEDGQEIINNSEKLNKARLTITQMLFIEGNHLCPTCEKTGHCTLQAVAYHLGMLDGHFPQFYPKREVDASHPSIMLDRDRCILCELCVRASRDMDGKNVFAISGRGTDSHLSVNSPTGKLVDSNIDKDDLAVHICPVGAILIKEHGYEIPIGCRTFDLRSIAEIDLGDVKLSEKSQHNE, encoded by the coding sequence ATGAGCCAATCTATTTCAATTGATGATATTGAAGTTCCCTTTGAAAGTGGCCAGACGATTATGGATGCGGCACTGGCTGCAGGCATCTATATCCCGCACCTTTGCCACAATCCATGCCTTAAACCTCATGGCAGCTGCAAACTCTGTAGCGTCGAAGTCAACGGGCGGTCTGTCTCCTCCTGCACAACGAAAGCAGAGGATGGACAGGAGATCATCAACAACAGTGAAAAGCTCAATAAAGCACGCCTCACGATCACCCAGATGCTTTTTATTGAGGGCAACCACCTCTGCCCGACTTGTGAAAAAACAGGTCACTGCACACTGCAAGCAGTGGCTTACCACCTTGGCATGCTTGATGGCCATTTCCCACAGTTTTACCCCAAGCGTGAAGTCGATGCTTCGCACCCTTCGATTATGCTGGATCGGGATCGTTGTATTCTCTGCGAACTCTGCGTACGTGCCAGTCGTGATATGGATGGCAAAAATGTATTTGCCATTTCGGGGCGTGGTACTGATTCACACTTGAGCGTCAATTCACCCACAGGTAAACTGGTCGATTCAAATATTGATAAAGATGATCTCGCCGTTCATATCTGCCCCGTAGGTGCAATTCTGATTAAAGAGCACGGTTACGAAATTCCGATTGGCTGCCGAACTTTTGATCTGCGTAGCATCGCTGAAATCGATTTGGGCGATGTAAAACTCTCTGAAAAGAGTCAACACAATGAATAA